The Tenuifilum sp. 4138str genome segment GAACTATCGTTAACCCGGGCTTTGGAGTTAAAGGATGATGCCAGTACTGGCGTAAAAAGCGTTACTGTTGCACATGTTGGCAATGCCACTACTGAGCCTACCATTCGTAAGGCTTTGGCAATTGGTGCCGACGATGCCATCCGTGTTAATGCTGAACCTACCGATGCATACTATGCTGCAGCCCAACTGGCCGAGGTGGTTAAAAAGGAACAATTTGATATCGTTATGTGCGGGATTGAATCGAGCGATTACAATAACTCTGCGGTAGGGAGCATGCTTGCTGAATTCCTCGGTATTCCATCGGTTTCAGCTGTATCGAATATAAAGGTTGAGAATGGTCAAGCAATTATAACCCGTGAAATAGATGGTGGTAAGGAAATTCTTACCGTGCCAACTCCTTTTGTTGCAATAGTGCAGAAGGGTATTGCCAAGGAGCCCCGTATTGCTGCCATGCGCGGTATAATGATGGCTCGTACAAAGCCCATCAAACTGTATGAACCTGTTGCAGTTGATGCGCTAACGGAGTATGTTAAGTTTGAAATGCCCAAACCCAGGGCAGCTTGTAAGTTTGTGGATCCCGAAAATCCCAAAGAACTTATTACGTTACTCCAAAACGAGACCAAACTCATTTAAGG includes the following:
- a CDS encoding electron transfer flavoprotein subunit beta/FixA family protein, whose translation is MKILVCISHVPDTTTKVKFVDGDTKLDTNGIQWVINPWDELSLTRALELKDDASTGVKSVTVAHVGNATTEPTIRKALAIGADDAIRVNAEPTDAYYAAAQLAEVVKKEQFDIVMCGIESSDYNNSAVGSMLAEFLGIPSVSAVSNIKVENGQAIITREIDGGKEILTVPTPFVAIVQKGIAKEPRIAAMRGIMMARTKPIKLYEPVAVDALTEYVKFEMPKPRAACKFVDPENPKELITLLQNETKLI